A genome region from Sphingobium sp. CR2-8 includes the following:
- the mreD gene encoding rod shape-determining protein MreD: MIDPHLYHVPRLGRHPSRLRLAGTPVVTVLFGSFLTALPVIAQSPIMPPFGLLLLLSWRLLRPDLWRAWIGLPLGLFDDMMSGQPIGSAMFLWTVALIGIDAIEHRMIWRSYRQDWLIATLAIIFCIAGGLFFARITGGGDVKLLLVAPQMVWTILLFPFVVRQCARIDRWRVMA; this comes from the coding sequence ATGATCGACCCGCATCTCTACCATGTGCCACGGCTGGGGCGGCATCCGTCCCGCTTGCGTTTGGCCGGCACGCCGGTCGTCACGGTGTTGTTCGGCTCCTTCCTGACTGCCCTGCCCGTCATCGCCCAATCTCCGATCATGCCCCCGTTCGGCCTGTTGCTGCTCCTGTCGTGGCGGCTGTTGCGTCCGGACCTGTGGCGCGCCTGGATCGGGCTGCCGCTCGGTCTGTTCGACGACATGATGAGCGGACAGCCGATTGGTTCCGCCATGTTCCTGTGGACGGTCGCTCTGATCGGGATCGATGCGATCGAACATCGCATGATCTGGCGCAGTTATCGGCAGGACTGGCTAATCGCGACGCTCGCCATTATCTTCTGCATCGCCGGTGGTCTGTTTTTCGCGCGGATCACGGGTGGAGGTGATGTGAAGCTGCTTCTGGTCGCGCCGCAAATGGTCTGGACGATATTGCTGTTTCCCTTCGTCGTCCGGCAATGCGCCCGGATCGACCGATGGCGCGTGATGGCATGA
- a CDS encoding DNA-deoxyinosine glycosylase, translated as MALRIGQMPAIRKAAFPPSVDANTRVLILGSLPGDASIKQGEYYAHRGNAFWDLLGGVLDEDLRAASYAMRLKRLRALGIGLWDVIESADRSGSLDSSIRGAELRDLGSFVERLPTLRAIGFNGKTASLHGRRQLGERPGVALIDLPSSSGAYASLSREAKRTVWLTLREHLK; from the coding sequence ATGGCGCTGCGGATCGGCCAGATGCCTGCGATACGCAAGGCCGCCTTTCCGCCCAGCGTCGATGCAAACACCCGCGTCCTGATCCTGGGCAGCCTGCCAGGCGATGCCTCGATCAAACAGGGCGAATATTATGCCCATCGCGGCAATGCCTTCTGGGATTTGCTGGGCGGTGTGCTGGACGAAGATCTGCGGGCCGCATCCTATGCGATGCGGCTGAAAAGGCTGCGGGCGCTGGGCATCGGCCTGTGGGACGTGATCGAAAGTGCGGATCGATCGGGTAGCCTGGATAGCAGCATCAGAGGCGCGGAACTGCGCGATCTGGGATCGTTCGTGGAACGGCTGCCGACGTTACGGGCGATCGGGTTCAACGGGAAGACGGCCAGCCTGCACGGACGGCGGCAGCTGGGCGAACGGCCGGGCGTGGCGCTCATCGACCTGCCCTCCTCCAGCGGGGCCTATGCCAGCCTGTCGCGGGAGGCGAAGCGGACCGTCTGGTTGACCCTCCGCGAGCATCTCAAATGA
- a CDS encoding DUF983 domain-containing protein: MTQESIEPSRETHWIDQKGRAWKKRPAHETGAFGRCPRCGEGHIFTGFLTMRDRCEVCDLDYSFADPADGPAVFVQLFACVPGVVFIIMLEIMARPGLWVHLAVGVPVLILTTLLPMRPIKGWLIAAQFTNSAQEAGTGALWAKLHGGEPRD; this comes from the coding sequence ATGACCCAAGAGAGCATCGAACCGAGCCGAGAAACCCACTGGATCGACCAGAAGGGGCGGGCGTGGAAAAAGCGCCCCGCGCATGAAACCGGCGCGTTCGGCCGCTGCCCGCGCTGCGGCGAGGGGCATATCTTCACCGGTTTCCTGACGATGCGCGATCGGTGCGAGGTCTGCGATCTGGACTACAGCTTCGCCGATCCGGCCGATGGTCCCGCGGTGTTCGTGCAGTTGTTCGCCTGCGTGCCGGGCGTGGTCTTCATCATCATGCTGGAGATCATGGCGCGGCCAGGGCTGTGGGTGCATCTGGCCGTGGGCGTGCCGGTGCTGATCCTGACGACGCTCCTGCCGATGCGGCCGATCAAGGGCTGGCTGATCGCCGCCCAGTTCACCAACAGTGCGCAGGAAGCCGGCACCGGCGCGCTATGGGCGAAGCTGCATGGGGGAGAGCCACGCGACTAG
- the rodA gene encoding rod shape-determining protein RodA, whose translation MSIIPRPLTEFPWRILALLLAIAGFGIIVLYSAASGNIFPWAVNQAVRFCVFSAMALTLSRIPVEIFARFAFPAYGAILAALFLVELIGGVAGGSQRWINLGFMQLQPSEFMKPAIVLTVARFYAMLPVGEIRRWNAIWPALVLIGVPFMLVLIQPDLGTATMIAAGGVTVMFLAGLPLRLFVGTGLAGAALVPIAFSFLHDYQKNRVLIFMDPESDPLGAGYHISQSKIAIGSGGMWGKGFLQGSQSHLDYLPEGHTDFVFATMAEEWGLLGGTLLILAFMLLFRWGIRVAMRTQDKFARLAAAGLTTTIFFYVAINLMMVMGLAPVVGIPLPFMSYGGSSMLTVMLCVGIIMAIDRAHKRRAGTGNWG comes from the coding sequence ATGAGCATCATCCCACGGCCTCTCACCGAATTTCCCTGGCGCATCCTGGCGCTGCTTTTAGCCATTGCCGGGTTCGGCATCATCGTCCTCTATAGCGCAGCAAGCGGCAACATCTTTCCTTGGGCCGTCAACCAGGCCGTGCGTTTCTGCGTCTTTTCGGCAATGGCGCTGACGCTCAGCCGCATTCCGGTGGAGATATTCGCCCGCTTCGCTTTCCCCGCCTATGGCGCAATATTGGCGGCGTTGTTTTTGGTGGAACTGATCGGCGGCGTCGCGGGCGGAAGCCAGCGCTGGATCAACCTGGGCTTCATGCAGTTGCAGCCGTCCGAGTTCATGAAGCCCGCCATCGTTCTGACAGTCGCGCGCTTCTACGCGATGCTGCCGGTTGGCGAAATCCGACGATGGAACGCCATCTGGCCCGCTTTGGTTTTGATCGGCGTGCCGTTCATGCTTGTTCTGATCCAACCCGATCTCGGCACTGCGACGATGATCGCCGCAGGCGGTGTGACGGTCATGTTCCTGGCAGGATTGCCGCTGCGTCTGTTCGTCGGTACCGGCCTTGCCGGAGCGGCATTGGTGCCGATCGCGTTCAGCTTTCTCCATGATTATCAGAAAAACCGCGTGCTGATCTTCATGGACCCGGAAAGCGATCCCTTGGGCGCCGGCTATCACATCAGCCAATCGAAGATCGCGATCGGGTCGGGCGGCATGTGGGGAAAAGGTTTCCTGCAAGGCTCTCAAAGTCATCTCGACTACCTGCCCGAAGGCCATACCGACTTCGTCTTCGCCACCATGGCGGAGGAATGGGGCCTGCTCGGCGGCACCCTGCTCATCCTTGCCTTCATGCTGCTGTTCCGCTGGGGCATTCGCGTGGCGATGCGCACGCAGGATAAGTTCGCCCGACTGGCGGCTGCGGGGCTCACCACGACCATTTTCTTCTACGTTGCGATCAACCTGATGATGGTCATGGGGTTGGCGCCTGTCGTGGGCATACCCCTGCCCTTCATGTCCTATGGTGGATCGTCGATGCTGACGGTAATGCTGTGTGTCGGCATCATCATGGCGATCGATCGCGCCCATAAGCGTCGGGCAGGCACGGGGAATTGGGGCTAA
- the mrdA gene encoding penicillin-binding protein 2, which translates to MKFLTPKRKIITEAAQSFTFTRRAMMVGGIQGAIGAMLVGRMAWISVAENEKYKLLSESNRVNLTLIPPRRGWIVDRNGRPLANNRTDFRVDLIPQRVVDAEATIRHLAQLLNLEADEVDRIREELEKTAGFRPIQVADKLTYDQYAAISVRLPDLPGVAPSQGFSRNYPAGATVGHLLGYVGAATAEDYKKRKDPLLVTPGFKLGKDGLEKAFDQTLTGKAGAKRVEVTARGKIVRELTTRPDTPGNSIKLTIDAGLQEFAGRRLATQSGSVVVIDCQNGDVLALASMPSFDPNSFSDGISHLEYEMLSKDDHVPLRNKTLQGLYPPGSTVKPMVALALLEAGIGPQETISCGGAIRVGNTLFHCHKRRGHGPLNMRGAIAQSCDIYFYQMAQRIGMDRIASMARRVGMGQKFDLPFPSQSYGTVPDPAWKEKKYHQKWQVYDTVNATIGQGYMLINPLQMAVMAARLATGRQLMPNFIHGAHRLEPATVGATEEHLVVIRDAMNAVVNGGGTGGAARSSIPGVMIAGKTGTAQVRRITMAERAGGVRGNSSLAFKLRDHALFQGFAPFDNPRFAIACIIEHGGHMIRNEDAPMIASDTLSFLFDPKKAMEKLETLEKGWGGTPAERQARQMAAFRVAKAVEKGEVPPPADNAASNATGSNAATAAPAPTHNESEDDVPPPPGSNPTGAP; encoded by the coding sequence ATGAAGTTCCTGACCCCCAAGCGCAAGATTATCACCGAAGCTGCCCAATCCTTCACTTTCACGCGTCGCGCGATGATGGTGGGCGGGATTCAGGGCGCGATCGGCGCAATGCTGGTGGGCCGCATGGCGTGGATCAGCGTCGCGGAAAACGAAAAATACAAACTCCTGTCCGAAAGCAATCGCGTCAACCTGACCCTGATCCCGCCACGGCGCGGCTGGATCGTGGATCGCAACGGGCGGCCGCTGGCTAATAATCGCACCGATTTTCGGGTCGACCTGATCCCCCAGCGGGTGGTCGATGCCGAAGCGACAATTCGTCATCTGGCCCAATTGCTCAACCTGGAGGCGGACGAGGTGGACCGCATTCGGGAAGAGTTGGAGAAGACCGCCGGTTTCCGTCCGATCCAGGTCGCCGACAAGCTGACTTACGACCAATATGCCGCGATCAGCGTGCGGCTGCCCGACCTGCCGGGCGTGGCGCCCAGCCAGGGCTTTTCCCGAAACTATCCCGCCGGTGCAACGGTGGGCCATCTGCTAGGCTATGTCGGCGCGGCGACGGCGGAAGATTACAAGAAGCGCAAGGACCCGTTGCTCGTCACGCCGGGCTTCAAGCTGGGCAAAGATGGGCTGGAAAAGGCGTTCGACCAGACGCTGACCGGCAAGGCTGGCGCGAAACGCGTGGAGGTGACGGCACGCGGCAAGATTGTGCGCGAATTGACGACGCGCCCCGACACGCCAGGTAATTCGATCAAGCTGACGATCGACGCTGGCTTACAGGAGTTTGCAGGCCGCCGTCTGGCAACCCAGAGCGGGTCCGTGGTCGTGATCGACTGCCAGAATGGCGATGTGCTCGCCCTGGCGTCGATGCCCAGTTTCGATCCCAACAGCTTTTCCGACGGCATCAGCCATCTGGAATATGAGATGCTGTCGAAGGACGATCATGTCCCGCTGCGTAACAAGACGTTGCAGGGCCTCTATCCGCCCGGATCGACGGTGAAGCCGATGGTCGCGCTGGCGCTGCTGGAGGCGGGGATCGGGCCGCAGGAGACGATCAGTTGCGGCGGCGCGATCCGGGTCGGCAATACCCTGTTCCACTGCCACAAACGGCGCGGCCATGGCCCGCTCAACATGCGCGGCGCGATCGCCCAGAGTTGCGACATCTATTTCTATCAGATGGCGCAGCGGATCGGCATGGACCGGATCGCCAGCATGGCCCGCCGGGTCGGCATGGGCCAGAAATTCGACCTCCCCTTCCCCAGTCAGAGCTATGGCACGGTGCCCGATCCGGCGTGGAAGGAGAAGAAGTATCACCAGAAGTGGCAGGTCTACGACACGGTCAACGCCACCATCGGTCAGGGCTATATGCTGATCAACCCGTTGCAGATGGCGGTGATGGCCGCGCGTCTGGCGACCGGCAGGCAATTGATGCCCAATTTCATCCATGGCGCCCACCGCCTCGAACCCGCCACCGTCGGCGCGACCGAGGAGCATCTGGTCGTCATTCGCGACGCGATGAATGCGGTGGTGAATGGCGGCGGCACCGGGGGTGCGGCGCGCAGTTCCATCCCCGGGGTCATGATCGCGGGCAAGACCGGCACCGCGCAGGTGCGGCGCATCACCATGGCGGAACGCGCCGGCGGGGTGCGCGGCAATAGTTCGCTCGCCTTCAAGCTGCGCGACCACGCCTTGTTTCAGGGTTTCGCGCCGTTCGATAACCCTCGGTTTGCGATAGCCTGCATCATCGAACATGGCGGGCATATGATCCGCAACGAAGATGCGCCCATGATCGCCAGCGACACATTATCCTTCCTGTTCGACCCGAAGAAGGCGATGGAAAAGCTGGAGACGCTGGAAAAAGGCTGGGGCGGGACGCCCGCCGAACGTCAAGCGCGGCAAATGGCGGCTTTTCGCGTGGCCAAGGCTGTCGAAAAAGGCGAAGTGCCGCCACCGGCGGACAATGCCGCATCGAATGCGACAGGCAGCAACGCAGCGACAGCCGCGCCCGCGCCGACGCACAATGAGAGCGAGGATGACGTTCCGCCGCCCCCCGGCAGCAATCCGACAGGCGCGCCATGA
- a CDS encoding MaoC family dehydratase yields MADDILYFEDIAIGDGFDFGPLTISRDETIAFAAEFDPQPFHLSDEAAAATHFGTLSASGWHTTALFMKMFVAAMQDNPGQQAASLGAIGVDELRWLRPVRPGDTLHGRSEVIDKRPSQSRPEMGIVRNKVTILNQDDKPVLTMIPIAMWRTRPV; encoded by the coding sequence ATGGCGGATGACATTCTCTATTTCGAGGATATCGCGATCGGCGACGGGTTCGATTTCGGTCCGCTGACCATATCGCGTGATGAGACGATCGCCTTCGCGGCAGAGTTCGACCCGCAGCCTTTCCATCTGTCCGACGAAGCGGCGGCGGCCACCCATTTCGGTACGCTTTCGGCCAGCGGATGGCATACGACCGCGCTGTTCATGAAGATGTTCGTTGCGGCAATGCAGGACAATCCGGGCCAGCAGGCCGCCAGCCTGGGGGCGATTGGCGTGGACGAATTGCGCTGGTTGCGCCCGGTTCGGCCCGGCGACACCTTGCATGGGCGAAGCGAAGTGATCGACAAAAGGCCGTCGCAAAGCCGTCCGGAAATGGGGATCGTCCGCAACAAGGTGACGATCCTGAACCAGGACGACAAGCCGGTGCTGACGATGATCCCGATCGCGATGTGGCGCACCCGTCCGGTGTGA
- a CDS encoding alkaline phosphatase family protein, which translates to MPPRFLAPALLAPALLVLAGLSACTTAAIDRPAPTAQAEQRAPVTILVSIDGFRADYLQRGVTPNLAALAADGIEAPMRPSFPTKTFPNHWAIVTGDRPDRNGIVANNMEDAARPGEKFTMASDDPFWWNDVEPIWVTAEKAGVRTATMFWPGSNVPWGGTQDKAWPHDIHSGTRPGDWAQFNQQIGGTQRVNMVLDVLRRPADIRPRFVTLYFDTVDTVGHVKGPDAPETTQALAEVDAHIGELVAGLKAMGQPVNLVVVADHGMAARSTDRIIALDKIANPADYRIVESGPYASIVALPGREKALEAALLRSIPHMQCWRKGEIPARFHYGTHRRIPPYFCLAETGWEIQPSAPKSEVTGGNHGWDDRAPEMQALFIANGPAFAKGAKAPTGFANVDVYPLLARLIGVTARSSDGDPVALAGLLAH; encoded by the coding sequence ATGCCGCCCCGTTTTCTTGCTCCTGCTTTGCTCGCCCCTGCTTTACTCGTTCTGGCCGGGTTGAGTGCCTGCACCACCGCCGCAATTGACCGCCCCGCCCCGACCGCCCAAGCCGAGCAACGTGCGCCGGTCACGATATTGGTGTCGATCGACGGCTTTCGCGCGGATTATCTGCAACGCGGGGTGACGCCAAATCTGGCAGCCTTGGCGGCAGACGGCATCGAAGCGCCTATGCGTCCTTCCTTCCCGACCAAGACTTTCCCCAATCACTGGGCGATCGTCACCGGCGACCGGCCCGATCGCAACGGCATCGTCGCCAACAACATGGAAGACGCGGCACGACCGGGCGAAAAATTCACGATGGCGAGCGACGATCCCTTTTGGTGGAACGATGTCGAGCCGATCTGGGTAACGGCGGAAAAGGCGGGGGTCCGCACCGCGACGATGTTCTGGCCCGGGTCTAACGTCCCCTGGGGTGGCACGCAGGACAAAGCCTGGCCGCATGACATTCATAGTGGCACCCGGCCAGGCGACTGGGCACAGTTCAATCAGCAGATCGGCGGGACGCAACGCGTTAATATGGTGCTCGATGTGTTGCGCCGTCCCGCCGATATCCGTCCGCGCTTCGTGACGCTTTATTTCGACACGGTCGATACGGTCGGCCATGTCAAAGGCCCGGATGCGCCGGAAACGACCCAGGCGCTGGCGGAGGTGGACGCCCATATCGGCGAACTGGTCGCGGGACTGAAGGCGATGGGCCAACCTGTCAATCTGGTGGTGGTCGCCGACCATGGCATGGCCGCGCGATCGACCGACCGGATCATCGCGTTGGACAAGATTGCGAACCCCGCAGACTATCGGATCGTGGAAAGCGGGCCCTACGCCAGTATCGTGGCCCTGCCGGGGCGCGAAAAAGCGCTGGAGGCCGCGCTGCTCAGATCCATTCCGCACATGCAATGCTGGCGCAAAGGGGAGATACCGGCACGCTTCCACTATGGCACCCACCGTCGCATCCCGCCTTATTTCTGCCTGGCCGAAACCGGTTGGGAAATTCAGCCGAGCGCGCCCAAGAGCGAGGTGACGGGTGGCAATCACGGCTGGGACGATCGCGCGCCTGAAATGCAAGCGTTGTTCATCGCCAACGGACCGGCTTTCGCTAAGGGCGCAAAGGCACCGACGGGATTCGCCAATGTCGATGTCTATCCGCTGCTCGCGCGCCTAATCGGCGTGACGGCGCGTTCGTCGGATGGCGACCCAGTCGCATTGGCCGGTCTACTCGCCCATTGA
- the mreC gene encoding rod shape-determining protein MreC produces MARPTSRRPGINRKAQYSLFASYVVAVAGAAVGLLLVVVAIFDPTGFAAIRIATSEISRPVSSAFKGMVSGVGSVDETLASYWQAGSQNVALRRQVEADRNRIIEAKGVAQENIRLKKLLKLVDADATEVLTARLIASSASSARRFAKLNAGTWQGVRSGMPVRAPEGLIGRVHITTPNSSDVLLLTDTSNIVPVRRANDNIPAISTGLGDGSVEIRALTAGRNPFKPGDLLVTSGIGGVYQPNIPVAVVVRAEGEIAYGVPLANPARVDAVVVERAFEDAVTRSGPAAPATPTVVDEAAAGNAAQP; encoded by the coding sequence ATGGCGCGGCCAACCAGCCGACGCCCCGGTATCAACCGGAAGGCGCAATATAGCCTGTTTGCCAGCTATGTCGTGGCGGTGGCCGGTGCGGCCGTCGGCCTGCTTCTGGTCGTTGTCGCGATTTTCGATCCCACGGGATTTGCCGCCATCCGCATCGCCACGTCCGAAATCAGCCGCCCCGTTTCCAGCGCGTTCAAGGGCATGGTGAGCGGCGTCGGATCGGTCGACGAGACATTGGCATCCTACTGGCAGGCGGGATCGCAGAATGTTGCGCTGCGCCGCCAGGTGGAGGCGGATCGCAACCGCATTATCGAGGCGAAGGGCGTCGCGCAGGAAAATATCCGGCTCAAGAAATTGCTCAAGCTGGTCGACGCCGACGCCACCGAAGTGTTGACCGCCCGCCTTATTGCCTCTTCCGCATCCAGTGCGCGCCGCTTCGCGAAGCTCAACGCCGGGACGTGGCAGGGTGTGCGTTCAGGCATGCCGGTCCGCGCGCCGGAGGGGTTGATCGGTCGCGTCCATATCACGACCCCCAACAGTTCGGACGTGCTGCTGCTGACCGACACCAGCAATATCGTGCCGGTCCGGCGGGCGAACGACAATATCCCGGCCATCTCCACGGGCCTGGGCGATGGGTCGGTCGAGATCCGTGCGCTGACTGCGGGACGCAACCCCTTCAAGCCGGGCGATCTGCTCGTGACGTCGGGCATCGGCGGGGTCTATCAACCCAATATACCTGTCGCAGTCGTTGTCCGCGCGGAGGGTGAAATCGCCTATGGCGTGCCGCTCGCCAACCCGGCCAGGGTCGATGCAGTGGTTGTGGAACGTGCGTTCGAGGATGCCGTGACCAGGTCCGGTCCGGCGGCACCAGCGACGCCGACGGTGGTGGACGAGGCGGCGGCCGGCAACGCCGCGCAGCCATGA
- the ygfZ gene encoding CAF17-like 4Fe-4S cluster assembly/insertion protein YgfZ has translation MTGTTLSDRTILRISGEEAKPFLQGLLTRDVLTLQPGQPRWSGLLTPQGKALYDFILWGDGDDVLIDCEAAQAEALAKRLILYRLRRKVTIAREEGLAIHWSLDAFDQPLDPRLPALGHRWIAPASDGDAAPAFRAHRLSLGIFEGAQELGQDQTLWLETNAEELHGVDYDKGCYVGQENTARMHYRNKVSRRLIAVPLAQADEKRQRAALPDMDLSVELHRVENIDPAILPAWLAEAIEGQAAE, from the coding sequence ATGACCGGCACCACCCTAAGCGACCGCACGATCCTGAGAATTTCCGGCGAGGAGGCCAAGCCTTTTCTCCAAGGCCTGCTGACCCGCGACGTGCTGACGCTCCAGCCGGGCCAACCGCGCTGGAGCGGACTGCTGACGCCGCAGGGCAAGGCGCTGTATGATTTCATCCTTTGGGGGGACGGCGACGATGTGCTGATCGATTGCGAGGCGGCGCAGGCCGAGGCGCTTGCGAAGCGGCTGATCCTCTATCGTTTGCGACGCAAGGTGACGATCGCCCGCGAAGAGGGCCTTGCCATCCACTGGTCGCTTGATGCTTTTGACCAGCCGCTCGACCCGCGCCTCCCCGCGCTCGGCCATCGCTGGATCGCGCCGGCGAGCGATGGCGACGCCGCACCGGCCTTCCGCGCTCATCGCCTTTCGCTGGGCATATTCGAAGGGGCGCAGGAATTGGGGCAGGACCAGACGCTGTGGCTAGAAACCAATGCGGAGGAACTGCACGGCGTCGATTATGACAAAGGCTGCTACGTCGGGCAGGAAAATACCGCCCGCATGCATTATCGTAACAAGGTGAGCCGCCGCCTCATCGCCGTGCCGCTGGCGCAAGCGGATGAGAAGCGGCAGCGTGCGGCATTGCCGGACATGGACCTTTCGGTCGAGTTGCACCGGGTGGAGAATATAGATCCCGCAATTTTGCCCGCATGGCTTGCCGAGGCGATCGAAGGACAGGCGGCGGAATGA
- the ychF gene encoding redox-regulated ATPase YchF, with the protein MGFRCGIVGLPNVGKSTLFNALTETQAAQAANYPFCTIEPNEGRVAVPDDRLDTIAKIGGSAKIIETELSFVDIAGLVRGASKGEGLGNQFLANIRETDAIVHVLRCFEDDDITHVEGKVDPIADAETVEMELMLADLESLEKRVPNLAKKAAQGDKEAKAAATVLGQALDLLREGKPARLTVPRDEEEDRLFRQAQLLTAKPVLYVCNVEEDAASEGNAFSARVFEKAKVENASAVIVSAAIEAELVTMPVEERAEYLEALGLTEAGLARIIRAGYELLGLITFFTVGPKEARAWTVAKGSKAPQAAGAIHTDFEKGFIRAETMAYADYVQYNGEAGAKEAGKWRSEGKEYVTQDGDIMLFRFNV; encoded by the coding sequence ATGGGTTTTCGTTGCGGTATCGTCGGCCTCCCCAATGTGGGCAAGTCCACCCTGTTCAACGCGCTGACCGAAACGCAGGCGGCGCAGGCGGCCAACTATCCCTTCTGCACGATCGAGCCGAATGAGGGCCGCGTTGCGGTGCCCGACGATCGGCTCGACACGATCGCAAAGATCGGCGGCAGCGCGAAGATCATCGAAACGGAGCTCAGCTTCGTGGATATCGCGGGCCTGGTGCGCGGCGCGTCGAAGGGCGAAGGGCTGGGCAACCAGTTTCTGGCCAACATCCGTGAAACCGACGCCATCGTCCATGTGCTGCGCTGTTTCGAGGATGACGACATCACCCATGTCGAGGGCAAGGTCGATCCGATCGCCGACGCCGAGACGGTCGAGATGGAATTGATGCTGGCGGACCTGGAAAGCCTGGAAAAGCGCGTTCCAAACCTCGCCAAGAAAGCCGCGCAGGGCGACAAGGAAGCGAAAGCCGCCGCCACCGTGCTGGGCCAGGCGCTGGACCTGCTGCGCGAAGGCAAGCCCGCCCGCCTCACCGTGCCGCGCGACGAAGAAGAAGATCGCCTGTTCAGGCAGGCGCAGTTGCTGACCGCCAAGCCGGTCCTCTACGTCTGCAATGTCGAGGAAGACGCTGCATCGGAGGGCAACGCCTTTTCCGCGCGCGTGTTCGAAAAGGCGAAGGTGGAAAATGCCAGCGCCGTGATCGTATCCGCCGCGATCGAGGCCGAACTGGTCACCATGCCTGTCGAGGAACGCGCCGAATATCTCGAAGCGCTGGGCCTGACCGAAGCGGGCCTCGCGCGCATCATTCGCGCGGGTTACGAACTGCTGGGCCTCATCACCTTCTTCACCGTGGGACCGAAGGAAGCGCGTGCCTGGACCGTGGCGAAAGGATCGAAGGCGCCCCAGGCGGCAGGCGCGATCCATACCGATTTCGAAAAGGGCTTCATTCGCGCCGAAACCATGGCCTATGCCGACTATGTGCAATATAATGGCGAAGCCGGGGCCAAGGAAGCGGGCAAGTGGCGGTCCGAAGGCAAGGAATATGTGACGCAGGACGGCGACATCATGCTGTTCCGTTTCAACGTCTGA
- a CDS encoding rod shape-determining protein: MSIFSRLFKFTSQDMAIDLGTANTVVYVRGRGIVLNEPSVVAVETLNGVKRVKAVGVDAKLMMGKTPDSIEAIRPLRDGVIADIDVAEQMIKHFITKVHGGKHSPWRAPEIVICVPSGSTSVERRAIRDAASNAGASQVFLIEEPMAAAIGADMPVTEPIGSMVVDIGGGTTEVAVLSLRGLAYTTSVRVGGDKMDEAIVSFVRRHHNLLIGEATAERIKKQYGIAQAPEDGVGETIHIKGRDLVNGVPKEISINQGQIADALAEPISTIVEGVRIALENTAPELAADIVDQGIVLTGGGALLKGLDDELRDETGLPVTIAEDPLTCVAIGTGRAMEDPIFRGVLQTA, translated from the coding sequence ATGTCGATCTTTTCGCGTCTCTTCAAATTTACTTCGCAGGATATGGCCATCGACCTCGGCACCGCCAATACGGTGGTGTATGTGCGCGGTCGCGGCATCGTCCTCAACGAACCGTCGGTGGTGGCGGTCGAGACGCTGAACGGCGTCAAGCGGGTGAAGGCAGTGGGCGTCGATGCAAAGCTGATGATGGGCAAGACCCCGGATTCGATCGAGGCCATCCGCCCCTTACGCGACGGCGTAATCGCCGACATCGACGTCGCCGAACAGATGATTAAGCATTTCATCACCAAGGTGCATGGGGGCAAGCACAGCCCCTGGCGCGCACCTGAAATCGTGATCTGCGTGCCCAGCGGTTCGACCAGCGTCGAACGCCGCGCCATTCGCGACGCCGCCAGCAATGCAGGCGCCAGTCAGGTCTTCCTGATCGAGGAGCCGATGGCCGCCGCGATCGGCGCCGACATGCCCGTGACCGAACCGATCGGTTCGATGGTGGTCGACATTGGCGGCGGCACGACCGAAGTCGCCGTATTGTCGCTGCGCGGCCTGGCCTACACCACGTCTGTCCGCGTCGGTGGTGACAAGATGGACGAGGCGATCGTCTCCTTCGTGCGTCGCCATCACAATCTGCTGATCGGTGAAGCCACGGCGGAACGGATCAAGAAGCAATATGGCATCGCTCAGGCACCCGAAGATGGCGTGGGCGAAACCATCCATATCAAGGGCCGCGACCTCGTGAACGGCGTGCCCAAGGAAATCAGCATCAACCAGGGCCAGATCGCCGATGCGCTGGCCGAACCGATCAGCACGATCGTGGAAGGTGTGCGGATCGCCCTGGAAAACACTGCGCCCGAACTGGCCGCCGACATCGTCGATCAGGGCATCGTTCTGACCGGTGGCGGCGCGCTGCTCAAGGGGCTGGACGACGAACTGCGCGACGAGACGGGCCTGCCCGTCACCATCGCCGAAGACCCGCTGACCTGCGTCGCCATCGGCACGGGCCGCGCAATGGAAGATCCGATCTTCCGGGGCGTGCTGCAAACCGCCTGA